The following are from one region of the Haliaeetus albicilla chromosome 24, bHalAlb1.1, whole genome shotgun sequence genome:
- the IHO1 gene encoding interactor of HORMAD1 protein 1: protein MNFNIWNIKEMLSTPTATGPNKFSIRSSAPSDYSSLSDSQLLFGSQFCPENVQSAAAPLELGTQLGQHNSQDSEPCIFTKYQTKPLLFDEDTKEKGSLNFGAGRVKSVLENFEVNRNKIKDKYDREVLSTCISSIKDRLQQLQACLDKFGEMFDSRNKSILVHLETISKTLQDALQSHCASVLKALTDKSQMEQALLEMERRLAAKDVEILDVKSSVQLLKEGLESLPAQLSDQHLKLCEELGFLKLPNALAELYTFISSARLPPHVADNSSQTSPGLCHDSILGKENMCWPCCQGRGVCSPSSRSQPPCMAVGEQHEDSPVGNQVTGDGISKGDLNTASEGKVSPIATVVCGRENTSLQEVKYSLETQSCANQRCMCCTNSHFLGGSQKKHCPVPQEVPLPTPLRKAVRRGNQGFEPMTPSQQRQRQPQVCHLSVRKDTPGQRDNNWATDSEVENAAAGNKAKQKPGRIPQNKAKGRKKTCPTMRKGELSRCSDGGLKQRKANGIIELESSRKNCFPRYTVALNLGSSNPVFAAPSQQILSSAQLRLTKNFPAVPCSNKSLQQVADKRKRSLEIKKRANVSSVKRNLWDSSPQENVFSLCSTIGEKQMSCFSLQSPAASKKPRPVNTLAQQNTACCSLVFDSDYSD from the exons GCCTAATAAGTTTTCCATCCGGAGCAGTGCTCCTAGTGACTACTCAAGTTTGAGCGATTCTCAGCTGCTCTTCGGCTCCCAGTTCTGCCCGGAGAATGTGCAGTCGGCAGCAGCACCATTGGAGCTGGgcacacagctgggacagcacaACTCCCAAGAC AGTGAGCCCTGTATTTTTACCAAATACCAGACAAAACCACTGTTATTTGATGaagatacaaaagaaaaaggttcaCTTAATTTTGGTGCAGGAAGAGTGAAAAGTGTCTTGGAAAATTTTGAAGTGAACAGGAACAAAATAAAGGACAAATATGACCG tgagGTTTTAAGCACCTGTATTTCCAGTATCAAAGACAGGCTTCAACAG CTGCAAGCATGCTTGGACAAGTTTGGAGAAATGTTCGATTCACGAAACAAATCCATTTTGGTTCACCTAGAAACCATTTCCAAGACAT TGCAAGATGCTCTTCAAAGTCATTGTGCCTCAGTGCTGAAAGCTCTGACAGATAAAAGCCAAATGGAGCAGGCACTGCTGGAGATGGAGAGGAGACTTGCAGCC AAAGACGTGGAGATCTTGGATGTGAAATCCAGTGTCCAGCTGCTGAAGGAGGGCCTGGAGTCACTGCCAGCTCAGCTGAGTGATCAGCACCTGAAGCTGTGTGAAGAACTAGGCTTCCTGAAGCTCCCTAACGCTTTAGCTGAGCTGTACACATTCATTTCCAGTGCCAGACTCCCCCCTCATGTGGCAGATAACTCTTCCCAGACCTCCCCTGGCCTATGCCATGACTCCATTCTGGGTAAGGAGAACATGTGCTGGCCATGCTGCCAAGGCAGGGGGGTTTGCAGCCCCTCAAGTCGGTCTCAGCCCCCCTGCATGGCAGTGGGGGAGCAGCACGAAGACTCCCCGGTGGGGAACCAGGTCACTGGGGATGGCATATCTAAGGGTGACCTAAACACAGCTTCGGAAGGGAAAGTCAGCCCCATTGCTACAGTGGTGTGTGGCAGAGAAAACACCTCGTTGCAGGAGGTGAAATACAGTTTGgaaacacagagctgtgctAACCAACGTTGCATGTGCTGCACTAACAGTCACTTTTTGGGGGGTAGTCAGAAGAAACACTGTCCTGTACCCCAGGAGGTACCTCTACCAACTCCATTGAGGAAGGCTGTCAGGAGAGGCAATCAAGGATTTGAACCCATGACACCATCACAACAGAGGCAGCGGCAGCCTCAGGTTTGCCACCTTTCAGTACGAAAAGATACGCCTGGGCAAAGAGACAATAACTGGGCCACAGACAGCGAGGTGGAGAATGCAGCTGCAGGGAACAAAGCGAAACAGAAGCCAGGAAGGATCCCCCAGAATAAAGcaaaggggaggaagaaaacgTGCCCCACTATGAGAAAAGGCGAGCTCTCTCGATGTAGTGACGGTGGGCTGAAGCAAAGGAAGGCAAATGGGATTATTGAGTTGGAAAGCTccagaaaaaattgctttcccAGATACACGGTTGCTCTCAATTTAGGAAGCTCTAACCCGGTTTTTGCAGCTCCCAGCCAGCAGATCCTCAGCAGTGCTCAGCTGAGGCTTACAAAGAATTTCCCAGCAGTGCCATGCTCCAATAAAAGCCTGCAACAAGTTGcagacaaaagaaagagaagtttggaaattaaaaaaagagcgAATGTTTCCAGTGTAAAAAGGAATCTCTGGGATTCCTCTCCCCAGGAGAATGTATTTTCCCTGTGTAGCACAATAGGTGAAAAACAGATGAGCTGCTTCAGTCTCCAAAGCCCTGCAGCTTCCAAGAAACCACGTCCTGTCAATACGCTGGCTCAGCAGAATACGGCCTGTTGCTCTTTAGTGTTTGATAGTGATTATTCTGATtga
- the PRRT3 gene encoding LOW QUALITY PROTEIN: proline-rich transmembrane protein 3 (The sequence of the model RefSeq protein was modified relative to this genomic sequence to represent the inferred CDS: inserted 2 bases in 1 codon; deleted 4 bases in 2 codons), with product MRRPHRPRSGPAPAAARPRSAAPPAPAPARGAAAAAGRSRPQPRPGGAEPRVRQRRGPPGRASPPGCSRGRAKVNGARRSGAAGSGDTGRGTGDGAPGRGHRGGGQPGMPGVGTTRHQGPPAPGTPGWGPPALGAPATGTRGWGASTGDTGNGKTGNGATGSRDAGGRDSWGQGPGPARAGPARPLALSPGSGLPWAWQPQGRWREPPMGSRHGSWLTEXPRPRRASWVLTMATARLITWGLLLATGVPTGVRGTLSAGLSPGGTLQRGRDPLHSPAWGQQRPGPSPAWEASGDPSGAGGPGSERWGGGSLVRWSPPLQAGDATGASLETETTVAGAGTGAWWNGGAAPAVAEEPLVAWQRHEAEGQDSPRGGTWLPHGSALGTPGPEVPADTGPGSPGLPWAGQSAAGPAGTLSPRPTVSTVALTPMLAAGTGTGTADTHAGGQPVLGGSTAAPGTQFAPANSQPVPLGTVPIPHPTSTGPAQGPHASPSSPQPVGRQGDLGGTPSPSLALPSSAPRLPPTAPSWGLAEPWTRVLPAHQRSTRRAPLSHATASPGDAAPRTDPRPTGQQGPQLAPGAALSTSPAPPPASSMAPPGTGLLPEEDVGSPQRVRGAVGPVSAPNATEASSWPTARPATGTPGTRHSDARGTQPPAHGTAAPSATWWQAGGTPQPAPRQPSTPQLQPSRSPPAAGANGTGLRWAELRRRLGFAWEAHVYGVAAIFLLLALGCLAGLAGAAALRPPHLPHVLGAHGLLLAACLLRVTFLLLDPYGAWGRLPPWALLLLSTVPFPLLLAAFALLLQRLQRLAQLRLLPARLRGLPALGAAAALQSAVLGAADLLPLRLGPATGLGLQALGCGAGALLLLGGLWGCWRVLRAPREGPGGGGGLGLRQGARALLAAAVAGLPVCGLQLYSALWLRGVLGPSGRFSRPGWVAQLWLRVGELGTALALLVAAAEPLCCQCRRRSPASHSCWAKALRYFCAGRKAEAPEYPNNCYDWASGGTGGTGGTGPERAPANDISKSLIRNPAEQLPLRALKDSNEAWAAAAGSARMPGLSPKCPNAVAARSCAAFEQGSSPSLGELAFRPPSPIDLRRSIDQALCRRHLLHNGLFGRPRRGSGASLHDSPAPAETPGLGRMARCSSLTDLPGPRQPPGSITITVTASASSLESSSLKISWNPWRHGLSSPDSLPLDEAPSRAPLLVPAVPPPWEREGPRGFLALGKAADARSLSSDTIEL from the exons ATGCGGCGGCCGCACCGGCCCCGCTCCGGTCCCGCAccggccgcggcccggccccgcagcGCAGCTCCGCCGGCTCCCGCACCCGCAcgg ggggccgccgccgcagccGGGCGAtcccggccccagccccggcccggcggggctgAGCCGCGTGtgcggcagcggcggggcccGCCGGGCCGGGCATCCCCGCCGGGATGCAGCCGGGGACGCGCCAAGGTGAACGGTGCACGCCGGAGCGGGGCCGCCGGCAGCGGGGACACCGGGAGGGGCACCGGGGATGGAGCACCTGGGAGAGGACACCGGGGAGGGGGACAACCGGGGATGCCGGGGGTAGGGACCACTAGGCACCAAGGACCACCAGCACCGGGGACACCGGGATGGGGACCGCCAGCACTGGGGGCACCAGCgacggggacacggggatgggga GCCAGCACCGGCGACACTGGGAATGGGAAGACTGGGAATGGGGCCACCGGCAGCAGGGACGCTGGGGGCAGGGACAGCTGGGGACAGGGCCCAGGGCCAGCCCGAGCAGGGCCAGCCCGGCCGCTGGCTCTCTCCCCGGGCAGTGGGTTGCCGTGGGCATGGCAGCCCCAGGGCCGGTGGCGCGAGCCCCCCATGGGCAGCCGCCACGGGTCCTGGCTCACCGA CCCCCGTCCCCGCAGGGCCAGCTGGGTGCTCACCATGGCTACAGCACGGCTTATCACCTGGGGGCTGCTCCTGGCCACCGGGGTCCCCACCGGGGTCCGGGGAACGCTGTCGGCGGGGCTGTCCCCAGGTGGGACCCTGCAGCGGGGCAGGGACCCCCTGCATagccctgcctggggacagCAGCGGCCGGGCCCATCCCCTGCCTGGGAAGCATCAGGGGACCCGAGCGGCGCCGGGGGCCCTGGGAGCGAGCGCTGGGGGGGCGGCAGCCTCGTGCGCTGGTCCCCACCGCTGCAGGCCGGGGATGCCACCGGGGCATCCCTGGAGACGGAAACCACCGTGGCAGGCGCTGGCACTGGGGCCTGGTGGAACGGTGGCGCAGCCCCAGCCGTGGCGGAGGAGCCACTCGTTGCCTGGCAAAGACACGAGGCTGAAGGCCAGGACAGCCCGCGGGGGGGGACCTGGCTGCCCCATGGCTCTGCATTGGGGACACCGGGCCCCGAGGTGCCTGCAGACACGGGGCCGGGCTCTCCggggctgccctgggcagggcagAGTGCCGCCGGGCCAGCCGGCACCCTCAGCCCTCGGCCGACCGTGTCCACCGTTGCCCTGACCCccatgctggcagcagggacagggacggggacaGCAGACACCCACGCAGGGGGACAGCCAGTGCTGGGGGGATCCACGGCGGCCCCGGGCACACAGTTCgctccagccaacagccagccTGTCCCACTGGGCACTGTCCCCATCCCCCACCCCACGAGCACAGGGCCAGCCCAGGGTCCCCacgccagccccagctccccacagccagTGGGCAGACAGGGGGACCtgggggggacccccagcccctccctggctctgcccagctctgccccacggctgccccccACAGCCCCATCCTGGGGGCTGGCTGAGCCCTGGACCCGGGTGCTCCCAGCTCACCAGCGCAGCACCCGGAGGGCCCCGCTCAGCCACGccactgccagccctggggacgCAGCCCCTCGCACGGACCCCAGGCCAACGGGGCAGCAGGGACCCCAGCTCgccccgggggctgccctcAGCACCAGCCCCGCACCACCACCTGCCTCCAGCATGGCCCCCCCCGGCACAG GGCTGCTGCCCGAGGAAGATGTCGGCTCCCCACAGCGGGTCCGGGGCGCTGTGGGCCCCGTGAGTGCCCCAAACGCCACCGAGGCCTCCTCATGGCCAACAGCGCGTCCTGCCACAGGGACACCTGGGACCAGGCACTCAG ATGCCCGAGGGACGCAGCCCCCCGCCCACGGCACCGCGGCCCCCTCTGCCACGTGGTGGCAGGCAGGGGGGACGCCACAGCCAGCCCCCCGGCAGCCATCCACGCcgcagctgcagcccagccgCTCCCCCCCGGCAGCGGGGGCCAACGGGACGGGGCTGCGCTGGGCCGAGCTGCGACGCCGGCTGGGCTTCGCCTGGGAGGCCCACGTCTATGGGGTGGCCGCCATCTTTCTGCTGCTGGCGCTGGGCTGCCTGGCCGGGCTGGCGGGGGCGGCTGCCCTCCGtcccccccacctgccccacGTTTTAGGGGCCCatgggctgctgctggctgcctgcctgctgcggGTGACCTTCCTGCTGCTGGACCCCTACGGGGCATGGGGCCGCCTGCCCCCCTgggccctgctgctgctcagcaccgtccccttccctctgctgctcGCCGCCTTCGCCCTCCTGCTCCAGCGGCTCCAGCGCCTGGCCCAGCTCCGGCTGCTGCCGGCTCGGCTCCGGGGGCTGCCGGcgctgggggctgctgctgccctgcagagcgcggtgctgggggctgccgaTCTGCTGCCGCTCCGGCTGGGCCCTGCGaccgggctggggctgcaggcgctgggctgcggggccggggccctgctgctgctgggggggctctgggggtgcTGGCGGGTGCTGCGGGCACCCCGGGAGGGACCAGGGGGTGgcggggggctggggctgcggcaAGGGGCCCGGGCGCTGCTGGCGGCAGCGGTGGCGGGGCTGCCGGTCTGCGGGCTGCAGCTCTACAGCGCTTTGTGGCTGCGGGGGGTCCTGGGCCCCTCCGGGCGCTTCTCCCGGCCCGGCTGGGTGGCACAGCTCTGGCTGCGGGTCGGTGAGCTGGGCACGGCGCTGGCACTGCTGGTGGCCGCTGCCGAGCCGCTGTGCTGCCAGTGTCGTCGCCGGAGCCCTGCCAGCCACTCCTGCTGGGCCAAGGCGCTGCGGTACTTCTGCGCCGGCCGCAAAGCCGAGGCGCCCGAGTACCCCAACAACTGCTACGACTGGGCCAGTGGCGGCACAGGTGGCACCGGTGGCACCGGCCCGGAGCGGGCACCCGCCAACGACATCTCCAAGAGCCTCATTCGCAACCCAGCCGAGCAGCTGCCCCTGCGGGCACTCAAGGACAGCAACGAGGCCTGGGCAGCTGCCGCCGGCAGCGCCAGGATGCCGGGGCTCAGCCCCAAGTGCCCCAACGCGGTGGCTGCCCGCTCCTGCGCTGCCTTCGAGCAGGGCTCGTCCCCCTCGCTGGGAGAGCTGGCCTTCCGCCCGCCGTCCCCCATCGACCTGCGCCGCAGCATCGACCAGGCACTCTGCCGCCGGCACCTCCTGCACAATGGCCTCTTCGGCCGACCCCGCCGTGGTTCCGGCGCCTCGCTGCACGACTCCCCGGCCCCCGCCGAGACCCCCGGCTTGGGGCGCATGGCACGCTGCAGCTCGCTGACAGACCTGCCTggcccccggcagccccccggcAGCATCACCATCACCGTCACCGCCTCGGCCAGCTCGCTGGAGAGCAGCTCGCTGAAGATCAGCTGGAACCCCTGGCGCCATGGGCTGTCCTCGCCCGACAGCCTGCCCCTGGACGAGGCGCCCAGCCGGGCCCCCCTCCTGGTGCCCGCCGTGCCCCCCCCATGGGAGCGCGAGGGCCCCCGTGGCTTCCTGGCCCTTGGCAAGGCGGCGGACGCCCGCAGCCTCTCCAGCGACACCATCGAGCTCTGA
- the CRELD1 gene encoding protein disulfide isomerase CRELD1 codes for MGSGPVGSGLEGLAPAGRERGRCVPGSRPLLRAGSSATARPRSAQPRRVPLAAAPLRRGEAGPGGPRGLAGSGGSRRRRRQRRPLAGAASAESAGAAHVVRGGAGRRMGPRRRLAAALLPLPARRGGGPGLGGALLGAALLGGVLLAAVRAHPGPDRDGEREGDGSEPCRACRGLADSFSRGLERTEHEGFGGGNTAWEEEKLAKYQHSETRLLEVLEGVCAPSDFACHQLLEQSEEHVEQWWFHEQQQHPDFFQWLCMDRLALCCPPGTYGPDCRPCAGGPRQPCSGNGRCDGDGTRRGTGLCVCSPGYGGPFCAECGDGYYEASRNKSHLVCAECYRACGRCTGPEDSSCLRCKRGWMLHEHRCIDIDECGTEMAHCRANQFCVNTEGSYECRDCSTACIGCMGAGPARCKKCNKGYWRDGAKCLDVDECASAEEPVCTGAQEVCENTEGSYRCVCASGHVRRDGHCVEDKPPDAPEKGFFDDVTEDEVVVLQQMFFGVMICALATLAAKGDMVFTAIFIGAVAAMAGYWLSDRSDRVLDGFMKGR; via the exons ATGGGGAGCGGCCCGGTCGGGTCGGGGCTTGAGGGCCTCGCCCCGGctgggcgggagcggggccgctGCGTTCCGGGGAGCCGCCCCCTGCTCCGTGCGGGGTCATCGGCCACGGCCCGTCCGCGCTCCGCCCAGCCCCGCCGGGTGCCCTTGGCCGCGGCCCCTTTAAGGCGCGGggaggcggggccgggcgggccgCGCGGGttggccggcagcggggggAGTCGTCGGCGTCGGCGGCAGCGCCGGCCATTGGCGGGGGCGGCGAGCGCTGAGTCAGCGGGCGCGGCCCACGTGgtgcggggcggggcggggcgcagGATGGGGCCGCGGCGGCGCCTGGCGGCCgcgctgctgccgctgccggcccggcgggggggggggcccgggctggggggggccctgcTGGGGGCCGCCCTCCTCGGGGGGGTCCTGCTGGCGGCCGTCCGCGCCCACCCGGGCCCGGACCGGGACGGGGAGCGGGAGGGGGACGGGTCCGAGCCCTGCCGAGCTTGCCGCGGCCTCGCTGACAGCTTCAGCAgg GGCCTGGAGCGGACAGAGCACGAAGGCTTTGGTGGGGGCAACACAgcctgggaggaggagaagctggcCAAGTACCAACACAG TGAGACCCGTctgctggaggtgctggagggCGTCTGTGCCCCCTCGGACTTTGCCTGCcaccagctgctggagcagagcgAGGAGCATGTGGAGCAGTGGTGGTTCCACGA gcagcagcagcaccccgACTTCTTCCAATGGCTGTGCATGGACAGGCTGGCACTTTGCTGTCCGCCTGGCACCTATGGCCCCGACTGCCGGC cctgtgCCGGCGGGCCCCGGCAGCCCTGCAGCGGCAACGGGCGATGCGATGGCGATGGCACGCGGCGCGGGACCGGCCTGTGTGTCTGCAGCCCGGGCTACGGCGGCCCTTTCTGCGCCGAGTGCGGTGATGGCTACTATGAGGCCTCGCGGAACAAGAGCCACCTGGTATGTGCCG AGTGCTACCGGGCGTGCGGGCGCTGCACGGGGCCAGAGGACTCCAGCTGCCTTCGCTGCAAAAGGGGCTGGATGCTGCATGAGCACCGCTGCATCG ACATTGACGAGTGCGGCACGGAGATGGCGCACTGCCGAGCCAACCAGTTCTGCGTCAACACGGAGGGCTCCTATGAGTGCCGAG ACTGCTCTACGGCCTGCATTGGCTGCATGGGCGCCGGGCCGGCTCGCTGCAAGAAATGCAACAAGGGCTACTGGCGGGATGGAGCCAAGTGCCTGG ACGTAGACGAGTGCGCCAGCGCCGAGGAGCCAGTGTGCACGGGAGCGCAGGAGGTGTGTGAGAACACGGAGGGCAGCTACCGGTGCGTCTGCGCCAGCGGCCACGTCCGGCGGGACGGGCACTGCGTGGAGGACAAACCCCCCG ATGCCCCggagaagggtttttttgatgaCGTGACGGAGGACGAGGTGGTGGTGCTGCAGCAGATGTTCTTTGGCGTGATGATTTGCGCCCTTGCCACGCTGGCTGCCAAGGGCGACATGGTCTTCACCGCCATCTTCATCGGTGCCGTGGCTGCCATGGCCGGCTACTGGCTCTCCGACCGCAGCGACCGCGTCCTCGACGGCTTCATGAAGGGCAGATAG
- the IL17RC gene encoding interleukin-17 receptor C, giving the protein MRPPGQLLVLVLVAAGAVGGRGATRDTLACSQGLACRLLDTDVLCGTEPPGPGHGLALDQLQLEPVLRCTGPTACSPCLEARLHLTTGTGDPRRPAPSGIPEAEDGGKGGRWPAVDGTASSQPNVTGLLLLSGHTYASSRCVAVEVQAPLAPALPGQPLGWVTFRCFEAPLGSKLHVTAYTNSRDHWRLSQWQWVPDCSWPAAQAAILQCQVPRLQVSPGPKEVVVEVQGAMAGHSYTLRLYHNQSHGASGPGRAVTASSPMNYSLPADEVLPCLCLQVWPETQDPLRATLCPFSHDAEAWERLWARSRLILHAGGQALTCSLSAPCDLPAELVPCWQPAPAGLCQALPGLRQPAVGQGLQEFGGLRPHPNLCVQVWSDGQVRLTQCLRDRALPGRPDDLLLLEHEGNASLCALERSTCTPLTNFTSTGVGRPGLLEQELRRDVAAGQCRQIWHAENNTGVTLWACPLHKYLRARWVLAWMGVLVGAACLLLLLLLKKEDMKGWLKSLRADYGSEGPLRGRRALLVHAMEPVAERAACALMAALRPLGLAVTAAPGGGSGIAAWGPLPWLHAQHRQALRDGDTIILFLSPAAVAAAHQWDARARAVPGAGAAECGPGPQHVPSPDDVPTVAPCEAFAAALSCTVPELAAGNGHYVVVRLEALVPAVPPALRAAPAFALPSETGGFLRALAGPGRQRGRWPEPYVAAVAEGLRRSVGE; this is encoded by the exons atGCGCCCACCGGggcagctgctggtgctggtgctggtggcgGCAGGGGCGGTGGGTGGGCGCGGGGCCACCCGCGACACCCTGGCCTGCTCCCAG GGCCTCGCCTGCCGCCTCCTGG ACACTGACGTGCTGTGCGGGACGGAGCCGCCGGGGCCCGGCCATGGGCTGGCCCTGGatcagctgcagctggagccgGTGCTGCGCTGCACCGGGCCCACGGCCTGCTCACCCTGCCTGGAGGCACGGCTGCACCTGACCACCGGCACTGGAGACCCCCGCCGCCCTGCGCCATCGGGCATCCCCGAGGCGGAGGATGGCGGTAAGGGGGGACGGTGGCCAGCGGTGGATGGGACTGCCTCGTCCCAGCCCAACGTCACCGGGCTACTGCTGCTCTCCGGGCACACATACGCCTCCTCCCGCTGCGTGGCCGTGGAGGTCCAGGCACCCCTGGCCCCTGCGCTGCCTGGCCAACCCCTG GGCTGGGTGACCTTCCGGTGCTTCGAGGCGCCGCTGGGCTCCAAGCTCCACGTCACGGCATACACTAACTCGCGTGACCACTGGAGGCTGAGCCAGTGGCAGTGGGTGCCAG ACTGCTCATGGCCCGCGGCACAGGCTGCCATCCTCCAGTGCCAAG tgcccaggctgcaggtcTCCCCGGGGCCGAAGGAGGTGGTCGTGGAGGTGCAGGGGGCCATGGCGGGGCACAGCTACACCCTCCGGCTCTACCACAACCAGAGCCACGGTGCCAGCGGGCCGGGGCGCGCAGTGACCGCG AGCAGCCCCATGAACTACAGTCTGCCAGCCGATGAGGTGctgccctgcctctgcctgcag GTCTGGCCAGAGACCCAGGACCCGCTGCGGGCCACCCTGTGCCCCTTTTCCCACG ACGCTGAGGCCTGGGAGCGGCTGTGGGCGCGCAGCCGGCTGATCCTGCATGCTGGGGGGCAGGCGCTGACCTGCTCCCTCTCGGCTCCCTGCGACCTCCCGGCTGAGCTGGTGCCCTGCTGGCAGCCGGCACCCGCTGGGCTCTGCCAAGCCCTGCCCGGCCTGCGGCAGCCCGCCGTGGGGCAG GGACTCCAGGAGTTTGGGGGGCTGCGGCCACACCCTAACCTCTGTGTGCAG GTGTGGAGCGACGGGCAGGTCCGGCTGACCCAGTGCTTGCGGGACC GAGCGCTGCCTGGCCGCCCCGATGACCTCCTGCTGCTGGAACATGAGGGGAACGCCTCGCTGTGCGCCCTGGAGCGGAGCACCTGCACACCCCTCACCAACTTCACCAGCACG GGAGTGGGGCGCCCtgggctgctggagcaggagctgcggCGGGATGTGGCGGCGGGGCAGTGCAGGCAG ATCTGGCACGCTGAGAACAACACCGGGGTCACGCTCTGGGCCTGTCCTTTGCACAAGT ACCTGCGTGCCCGCTGGGTGCTGGCGTGgatgggggtgctggtgggggctgcctgcctcctgctcctgctcctgctgaagAAGGAGGACATGAAAG GCTGGTTGAAGTCCCTGAGGGCTGACTACGGTTCTGAGG GCCCGCTGCGAGGTCGGCGGGCACTGCTGGTGCACGCGATGGAGCCGGTGGCAGAGCGGGCAGCGTGCGCCTTGATGGCAGCCCTGCGCCCGCTGGGGCTGGCAGTGACGGCAGCACCGGGCGGTGGCAGCGGGATAGCAGCATGGGGGCCACTGCCCTGGCTGCACGCCCAGCACCGGCAAGCGCTGCGTGACGGTGACACCATtatcctcttcctctccccgGCGGCTGTGGCTGCTGCACACCAGTGGGACGCCAGGGCCAGGGCTGTaccgggggccggggctgctGAATGTGGCCCCGGCCCCCAGCACGTCCCCAGCCCTGATGATGTCCCCACTGTAGCACCCTGCGAGGCATTCGCGGCAGCTCTGTCCTGCACCGTGCCGGAGCTGGCGGCGGGCAATGGTCACTATGTCGTGGTCCGGCTAGAGGCCTTGGTGCCGGCGGTGCCACCGGCACTGCGGGCAGCCCCTGCCTTCGCACTGCCCAGCGAGACGGGGGGCTTCCTGCGGGCGTTGGCGGGACCGGGTCGGCAGCGGGGCCGGTGGCCGGAGCCGTACGTGGCGGCAGTGGCCGAAGGGCTGCGGCGGTCGGTGGGGGAATAA